A genome region from bacterium includes the following:
- the dnaG gene encoding DNA primase, which translates to MPTIPPHIIDEVRLATDVVDLISEYVSLKKSGRNYFGLCPFHPEKSPSFSVNPEKQIFHCFGCGAGGSAFTFIQKLEGVGFPEAVRKLAKRANIAIPEPEPEDRAASQEKEALYFVNALAAEFFQLILASSKGAAGREYMQQRGFDDEALRLFGVGFAPDDWEELHKYARQKSVNPELLVKAGLLNPREKEGKVAGYYDRFRNRVMFPIHNLSDRVVAFGGRRIPPEREDSPKYMNSPETAVYHKGQILYGFPLAKEHLRAADCLIVVEGYLDVMRMHLCGFKNTVATSGTALTEHQARLILRYTRNVILLFDSDAAGSAATLRGADILVENGLQVRVATVSAGDDPDSFLRRQPAAAMREILTNAPDLLEFKARNPGQVTAEAAPATREEQLRSIVATLARMNDALQRQVMVHRMAEKLQVSEAALWEEVGRLRRSQSRLARGGAAAQPNPQAVLGGQRPFAERSRAVEMELLRIMILHWNAIQFIFSFMRVEDFHDPEARAMAQVFYALLDRPVPLEPEMLLHSFNEPRQAEFISQVINEVAERIHKEAIEIDYRRWSADCMARLQRFMIEDQRQALLEQIKLGDRSGRDVTELMQQLNEYDEQLRRIKPENFLMAA; encoded by the coding sequence ATGCCTACAATTCCTCCGCACATCATAGATGAAGTTCGCCTCGCGACGGATGTCGTGGATCTGATATCCGAATACGTTTCGCTCAAAAAATCCGGCCGCAATTACTTCGGGCTTTGTCCCTTCCATCCGGAAAAATCCCCGTCTTTCAGCGTCAATCCCGAGAAACAGATTTTTCACTGCTTCGGCTGCGGTGCCGGCGGCAGCGCGTTCACTTTTATTCAAAAGCTGGAAGGCGTGGGCTTTCCAGAGGCGGTGCGCAAGCTGGCGAAACGCGCCAACATCGCGATTCCCGAACCGGAGCCAGAGGATCGCGCTGCCAGCCAGGAAAAGGAGGCGCTGTATTTTGTCAATGCGCTGGCGGCGGAGTTTTTCCAATTGATCCTGGCAAGCAGCAAGGGCGCGGCCGGGCGCGAATATATGCAGCAGCGTGGTTTTGACGACGAGGCGTTGCGACTGTTCGGTGTCGGCTTCGCGCCGGATGACTGGGAAGAGCTGCACAAGTACGCCCGCCAAAAGTCCGTGAACCCCGAGTTGTTGGTGAAGGCGGGGCTGCTCAATCCGCGCGAGAAGGAAGGCAAGGTTGCAGGTTACTATGACCGCTTTCGCAACCGCGTCATGTTTCCGATCCACAACCTCTCCGACCGGGTGGTGGCATTCGGCGGCCGGCGCATCCCGCCCGAGCGCGAGGACTCTCCCAAATACATGAATTCACCCGAGACCGCGGTTTATCACAAGGGCCAGATTCTCTACGGTTTTCCGCTGGCGAAAGAGCATCTGCGCGCCGCTGATTGTCTGATCGTGGTCGAAGGCTATCTTGATGTCATGCGCATGCACTTGTGCGGCTTCAAGAACACGGTGGCGACTTCCGGAACCGCGCTGACCGAACACCAGGCGCGATTGATTCTGCGCTACACGCGCAACGTCATTCTGCTGTTTGACAGTGATGCTGCCGGCTCGGCCGCTACTCTGCGCGGCGCTGACATCCTGGTGGAAAACGGCTTGCAAGTGAGAGTGGCGACGGTGAGCGCGGGTGATGATCCTGACAGTTTTCTCCGCCGGCAGCCGGCCGCAGCGATGCGGGAGATCCTGACGAACGCGCCGGATTTGCTGGAATTCAAGGCGCGCAACCCCGGCCAAGTGACCGCGGAGGCTGCGCCGGCCACGCGCGAAGAGCAACTACGCTCGATCGTCGCTACGTTGGCGCGCATGAACGACGCGCTGCAGCGCCAGGTGATGGTGCATCGCATGGCGGAAAAGCTGCAGGTGAGCGAGGCGGCACTATGGGAGGAGGTGGGGCGTCTGCGCCGTTCGCAATCACGCCTGGCGCGCGGCGGTGCGGCGGCACAGCCCAATCCCCAAGCCGTGCTCGGCGGCCAGCGCCCGTTTGCCGAGCGCAGCCGCGCCGTGGAGATGGAGCTGCTGCGCATCATGATTCTGCACTGGAACGCCATTCAATTCATCTTCAGCTTCATGCGGGTGGAGGATTTTCACGATCCGGAAGCGCGCGCAATGGCGCAGGTCTTCTACGCCTTGTTGGACCGCCCCGTGCCGCTCGAGCCGGAAATGCTGCTGCACAGCTTCAACGAGCCGCGACAGGCGGAGTTCATTTCCCAAGTCATCAACGAAGTGGCCGAACGCATTCACAAGGAAGCGATTGAAATCGATTATCGCCGCTGGAGCGCGGACTGCATGGCCCGGCTGCAACGCTTCATGATCGAAGACCAGCGCCAGGCGCTGCTGGAGCAAATCAAACTCGGCGACCGCAGCGGCCGGGATGTGACGGAATTGATGCAGCAATTGAACGAGTACGATGAACAACTCCGGAGGATCAAGCCTGAGAATTTTCTCATGGCCGCCTGA
- a CDS encoding NYN domain-containing protein, whose translation MMEHQEAGYEGRRVVADHGVTEFVRGAARPHVRHSLLRCMTFIDGSWLYHNQDMLVRAHGGPYKIDFSKINVVALRYLRQYYQNLLQNEPPPLDLVRTYYYASVPFNVHPEDAPKLEDQRKFYSILSESLGFNLVLHEIDFRGHFMAMQDRITREGETNFTPKERTIDMAMGTDMLYFSAINAFDIAIAVLGDADYQPALERVRQLGKRILILTIGGSAAYDYIFPKPTQRFSDFPVLRFQDYLEELRLIPKNEREKPVYKYNCARCGKEFESTYKAAPKQNMYCDEHRIWRNNNNQNNNNGAEESGREEAAANGTASAEVLRERTTQGESAAGDNALPAGEPSGN comes from the coding sequence ATGATGGAACATCAGGAAGCTGGTTACGAAGGCCGACGGGTGGTTGCAGACCATGGGGTAACCGAATTTGTGCGCGGCGCAGCGCGGCCGCATGTGCGCCACAGCCTGCTGCGCTGCATGACCTTCATCGATGGGTCATGGCTTTATCACAATCAGGACATGCTCGTCCGGGCGCACGGCGGGCCTTATAAAATCGACTTCAGCAAGATCAACGTCGTGGCGCTGCGCTATCTGCGGCAGTATTACCAAAACCTGCTGCAAAACGAGCCGCCGCCGCTCGATTTGGTGCGCACCTATTACTACGCCAGCGTGCCTTTCAACGTGCATCCCGAGGATGCACCCAAACTCGAGGATCAGCGCAAGTTCTACAGCATTCTCAGCGAGTCCCTCGGCTTCAATCTGGTCTTGCATGAAATCGATTTTCGCGGCCATTTCATGGCGATGCAGGATCGCATCACGCGCGAAGGCGAGACCAATTTCACCCCCAAGGAACGCACCATCGACATGGCGATGGGCACCGACATGCTTTATTTCTCCGCCATCAATGCCTTTGATATCGCCATTGCCGTCCTCGGCGATGCCGACTATCAGCCCGCGCTGGAACGCGTGCGGCAATTGGGCAAGCGCATTTTGATCTTGACCATCGGCGGCTCAGCGGCCTATGACTACATTTTTCCCAAGCCCACGCAACGCTTCAGCGATTTCCCCGTGCTGCGGTTTCAAGATTATCTCGAGGAACTGCGGCTCATTCCCAAAAACGAACGCGAGAAGCCGGTATACAAATACAACTGCGCCCGCTGCGGCAAGGAATTCGAGTCCACCTACAAAGCGGCGCCGAAACAAAACATGTATTGCGACGAGCATCGCATTTGGCGCAACAACAACAATCAGAACAACAATAATGGGGCGGAAGAAAGCGGGCGGGAGGAAGCGGCGGCCAACGGCACTGCGTCCGCCGAGGTGTTGCGCGAACGGACGACGCAGGGTGAGAGTGCAGCCGGCGACAATGCCCTGCCGGCGGGCGAGCCTTCAGGAAATTAG
- a CDS encoding class I SAM-dependent methyltransferase gives MAVKAAPAALQQQKNDGTTATTRQPAASRRVPAPQRTLRANRPLSVTTAQDKFTVLALAPQRNERVLEVGCGAGHRLPLIAAAGAAGVGVEASAERLRAAHRRFPEEMLLQCDLEQSLPLASSYFDAILCVVAGEHAERMPGLLREMHRVLRPGGRIVLSLHYPDIFAATTGSKSPAHLEINFYEVDFEMRSGPFRFFPQDYVTALHQAGFYDVRQHEDGNLNAAPSSGNPSPATPAAFPTQVVLQALRPDLHA, from the coding sequence ATGGCGGTGAAAGCGGCACCTGCAGCGTTGCAACAGCAGAAGAATGACGGCACGACGGCAACAACTCGCCAGCCCGCGGCCTCGCGCCGGGTGCCGGCTCCGCAACGCACGTTGCGCGCGAACCGGCCACTGTCCGTCACCACTGCACAGGACAAGTTTACCGTGCTGGCGCTCGCGCCGCAGCGCAATGAGCGCGTGCTGGAAGTGGGCTGCGGCGCCGGGCACCGCCTGCCGCTGATTGCGGCTGCCGGTGCGGCCGGGGTGGGCGTGGAAGCCTCTGCCGAGCGGCTGCGTGCCGCGCACCGCCGTTTCCCCGAGGAAATGCTGCTGCAATGCGATCTTGAACAATCGTTGCCGTTGGCCAGCAGCTACTTCGATGCGATTCTGTGCGTGGTCGCGGGCGAACATGCCGAGCGCATGCCCGGCCTGTTGCGCGAGATGCACCGCGTGCTGCGACCGGGCGGCCGGATCGTGCTGTCGCTGCACTATCCCGACATCTTCGCGGCGACCACGGGCAGCAAATCGCCCGCGCATCTCGAGATCAATTTCTATGAAGTCGATTTCGAGATGCGCTCCGGTCCGTTTCGCTTTTTTCCGCAAGATTACGTCACCGCCCTCCACCAGGCCGGCTTCTATGACGTCCGGCAGCATGAGGACGGCAACTTGAACGCAGCCCCGTCTTCGGGCAATCCGTCGCCGGCGACGCCAGCGGCATTCCCCACGCAAGTGGTGTTGCAAGCCCTGCGTCCCGACCTGCATGCGTGA
- a CDS encoding S1 family peptidase — protein MLNSWRRSSSWLVIVLLALSALVWTGCTSNYDTPVDPQTSQQAVTLGKDNPQIQAVMAVQDRHTPNLMAVAGVVGTATGLTADGRPAILVFTKTDIMAPALAKGRVSPIPESIEGVPVVVEVTGEFRAMKSGGGGVSHTAKQTPPIQLGTSGGWRYDLANGYCCGGTLGSLIQKAGTQYILSNYHVLYADIVSGGNNRTAQPGDPVIQPGLIDVNCNAANAQDVATLVNNGGSLPSANIDAGIAAVIPGMVRTDGAILEIGTLSANTVAAFINQAVKKSGRTTGLTRSTVSGLNATVSVAYDNECAGGAAFTKTFTGQIVIKNRRSAFLNSGDSGSLMVEDVTTNPRAVGLLYAGSSTSAIANPINDVLSHYGATMVGN, from the coding sequence ATGTTGAATTCGTGGCGTCGTTCATCTTCGTGGCTGGTAATCGTTCTGCTCGCGCTCTCGGCGCTGGTATGGACGGGCTGTACGAGCAATTACGATACGCCTGTTGATCCGCAAACTAGCCAGCAAGCCGTGACGCTGGGAAAAGACAATCCGCAAATTCAGGCAGTGATGGCCGTGCAAGACCGCCATACGCCGAATTTGATGGCCGTTGCCGGTGTGGTCGGCACCGCTACCGGTTTGACGGCTGACGGCCGGCCGGCCATTCTAGTGTTCACCAAGACCGACATCATGGCGCCGGCGCTGGCCAAGGGCCGCGTGTCCCCCATCCCCGAAAGCATCGAGGGCGTGCCGGTCGTGGTCGAAGTGACCGGTGAGTTTCGCGCCATGAAAAGCGGCGGCGGCGGCGTGAGCCACACCGCCAAGCAAACGCCGCCGATCCAGCTCGGCACCTCCGGCGGCTGGCGCTATGATCTGGCCAACGGCTATTGCTGCGGCGGCACGCTGGGCTCCTTGATTCAAAAAGCCGGCACCCAGTACATTCTGAGCAACTATCACGTGTTGTATGCCGACATCGTAAGCGGCGGCAACAATCGCACGGCGCAGCCCGGCGACCCGGTGATTCAGCCCGGCCTGATCGATGTCAACTGCAATGCCGCGAACGCGCAGGACGTTGCCACGCTGGTGAATAACGGTGGCAGCCTGCCGAGTGCCAACATCGATGCCGGCATTGCCGCGGTGATTCCAGGTATGGTGAGAACCGACGGCGCCATCCTCGAAATTGGCACGCTGTCGGCGAACACGGTTGCCGCTTTCATCAATCAAGCAGTTAAGAAGAGCGGCCGTACTACCGGCTTGACCAGAAGCACGGTGAGCGGCCTCAATGCCACCGTCAGCGTGGCCTACGACAATGAATGCGCTGGCGGCGCGGCTTTCACCAAGACCTTCACCGGTCAAATCGTCATCAAGAACAGGCGCAGCGCGTTCTTGAATTCCGGCGACTCCGGCTCGTTGATGGTCGAAGATGTGACCACCAATCCGCGGGCCGTGGGCTTGCTGTATGCCGGCAGCTCAACCTCCGCGATTGCCAATCCCATCAACGATGTGCTGAGCCACTATGGCGCGACAATGGTCGGCAATTGA
- a CDS encoding fused MFS/spermidine synthase, with product MLKHWYLYVVVFVSGAAVLAVEILGTRILGPFYGVSLFLWSALITVTLAALSLGYVLGGRWADRGPRLTRLCSLLALASVWLMLIPWLKQPLLYLAAPLGLRFAVLVAAFILFAPPLTLLGMVSPYAIRLRALSLEEVGRTAGNLYALSTIGSVLSALLTGFFLIPNIGVGRLILAIGLALLITAAFGFAIAKNSKAGALASLLLLLLGGSLTAALPMAQAQPERGLLAVEQSAYAELRVLETEAGRHLLIDGGIHTIVEPEFLESNFPYVAVLDLVKNLFAESGDVLVIGVGGGSVIKSFARAGWNVAAVEIDPAVTEMALRYFALDSSQANIHHADGRQFLTTQPQAYDAIMLDAFGSSSIPFHLVTREAFALMRARLRPNGVLAINVETVGWHHILTRSLAATLRQHFKHVLALPIAEPPDRLGNVILLAADRPLELTRELDRNYADPDYRSSLSYQRVHAWDNRFEPDTRRAPVLSDDWNPVDLWSEQINLAARRDLHDYFGEKGLSW from the coding sequence ATGCTAAAGCACTGGTACCTCTACGTCGTTGTGTTTGTCTCCGGCGCTGCGGTTCTGGCAGTTGAAATTTTGGGCACGCGCATTCTGGGGCCGTTTTATGGGGTCAGTTTGTTTCTCTGGTCAGCCCTGATCACCGTGACGCTGGCGGCGCTCAGCCTTGGCTATGTGCTGGGCGGCCGCTGGGCGGATCGAGGCCCGCGCCTCACCCGGCTGTGCAGCCTGCTGGCATTGGCCAGCGTGTGGTTGATGCTCATCCCGTGGTTGAAACAGCCGCTGCTTTATCTCGCCGCGCCTCTGGGCTTGCGCTTCGCCGTGCTGGTCGCCGCCTTCATCCTGTTTGCGCCGCCGCTGACGCTGCTCGGCATGGTCAGCCCTTATGCCATCCGGCTGCGCGCACTCAGTCTCGAGGAAGTGGGCCGCACCGCGGGGAATCTCTATGCCCTTTCCACTATTGGCAGCGTGCTTTCCGCGCTGCTCACCGGTTTCTTCCTCATTCCCAACATTGGTGTCGGCCGTTTGATACTGGCAATCGGATTGGCGCTGCTGATCACCGCCGCCTTCGGCTTCGCCATCGCGAAAAACTCCAAGGCCGGCGCGCTTGCCAGCCTGTTGCTGTTGCTGCTGGGCGGAAGCCTGACCGCCGCTTTGCCGATGGCGCAAGCCCAGCCGGAGCGCGGGTTGCTGGCAGTCGAACAAAGCGCGTACGCGGAATTGCGCGTGTTGGAAACTGAAGCCGGCCGGCATCTGCTGATTGACGGCGGCATTCATACCATCGTCGAGCCGGAGTTCTTGGAGTCGAATTTTCCCTACGTCGCGGTTTTGGACCTCGTCAAAAACCTCTTCGCCGAATCGGGCGACGTGCTGGTGATCGGCGTGGGCGGCGGCTCGGTGATCAAGAGCTTTGCGCGCGCCGGCTGGAACGTGGCCGCGGTGGAAATCGATCCGGCGGTCACGGAAATGGCGCTGCGCTACTTCGCGCTGGACTCCTCGCAGGCGAATATCCACCATGCTGATGGCCGGCAGTTTCTCACCACACAGCCGCAGGCCTATGACGCCATTATGCTGGATGCGTTCGGCAGCAGCTCCATCCCCTTTCATCTCGTCACGCGCGAAGCCTTTGCGTTGATGCGGGCGCGGCTGCGGCCAAACGGCGTGCTGGCGATCAATGTGGAAACCGTGGGCTGGCATCACATTCTCACCCGCAGCCTGGCCGCCACGCTGCGGCAGCATTTCAAACATGTGCTGGCCTTGCCGATCGCGGAGCCGCCGGACCGTCTCGGCAACGTGATCCTACTCGCCGCTGACCGCCCGCTGGAGCTGACCCGCGAGCTGGACCGCAATTACGCCGATCCCGATTATCGCTCTAGCCTGAGCTACCAACGCGTGCACGCGTGGGACAATCGCTTCGAGCCGGACACCCGCCGCGCGCCAGTTCTCTCCGATGATTGGAATCCGGTTGATCTCTGGTCAGAGCAAATCAACCTGGCTGCACGCAGGGATTTGCACGATTATTTTGGGGAGAAAGGATTGAGTTGGTAG
- a CDS encoding FMN-binding protein — protein sequence MTMRTGLLAALLLFSNLAGRPAQAQLLMTQEQALQQAFPPGTRIKRHTLFLHDEQVEQIQKLARAALASKLVTYYSDSCSTAPQLVFFEKNTVRTRDEIFMVVIDRSGQVQRIEMLAFYEPLDYLPPPRWLALFCGKLLSDKLWPQQEIHNITGATLTARAVTLGVRRILATFELAIKPTLHAAASRGS from the coding sequence ATGACGATGCGAACCGGATTGCTCGCCGCCCTTCTCCTGTTCTCGAATCTCGCCGGCCGGCCGGCGCAGGCGCAACTGCTGATGACCCAAGAACAGGCGCTGCAGCAGGCGTTTCCGCCCGGCACCAGGATCAAGCGACACACCCTGTTTCTGCATGACGAGCAGGTCGAGCAGATTCAGAAGCTTGCCCGCGCCGCGCTCGCTTCCAAGCTGGTGACCTACTACAGCGATTCCTGCAGTACCGCACCGCAGCTCGTTTTTTTTGAGAAGAACACGGTGCGCACGCGCGACGAGATTTTCATGGTCGTTATCGATCGCAGCGGGCAGGTGCAACGCATCGAAATGCTCGCCTTTTACGAACCGCTCGATTATCTGCCGCCGCCGCGCTGGCTGGCACTGTTTTGCGGCAAGCTGCTCTCTGACAAACTCTGGCCGCAGCAGGAGATTCACAACATCACCGGCGCCACCTTGACCGCCCGCGCAGTCACGCTCGGCGTCCGCCGCATTCTGGCGACTTTCGAGCTGGCCATCAAGCCGACATTGCACGCCGCCGCGTCGCGCGGTTCCTGA
- a CDS encoding metal-dependent transcriptional regulator, with amino-acid sequence MFDSFACTIFWRLIYRSVAANGLENMMVVVAAATASRESRDCEVAVNTQVWKEFDQNVISHSGAHHLMAIDGLLRKQGYARVTDVAKALNITRGSASITLKALKERGLVEEDENKFLHLSKLGNSLAQRIESKRIILLKFLRDVLHVSPEQAEIDACKVEHLISTEAGELMLTFLKFLFSGDERANAFLKAFQSYKNACVDINQCPVCDVECLFSGEIAGKG; translated from the coding sequence TTGTTTGACTCTTTCGCTTGCACTATATTCTGGCGTTTGATTTATAGATCAGTGGCAGCTAATGGCTTAGAAAATATGATGGTTGTTGTGGCTGCCGCAACCGCATCCCGAGAATCAAGAGACTGCGAGGTTGCCGTGAATACCCAAGTTTGGAAAGAGTTCGATCAGAACGTCATCAGCCACAGCGGCGCACATCATTTGATGGCGATCGACGGACTGCTGCGCAAGCAGGGTTATGCCCGCGTGACCGACGTGGCGAAAGCGCTCAATATTACGCGGGGCAGTGCCTCGATCACGCTCAAGGCGCTGAAGGAGAGAGGCTTGGTCGAGGAAGATGAGAATAAATTTCTGCATCTCTCCAAGCTGGGCAATTCGCTGGCGCAACGGATCGAATCCAAGCGCATCATCTTGCTGAAGTTTTTGCGGGACGTGCTGCACGTTTCGCCCGAACAAGCCGAGATCGACGCCTGCAAAGTCGAGCACTTGATCAGCACCGAAGCCGGCGAGTTGATGCTCACCTTTCTGAAATTCCTTTTCTCCGGCGACGAGCGCGCCAACGCATTCCTCAAGGCTTTTCAAAGTTACAAGAATGCTTGTGTCGATATCAACCAGTGCCCGGTTTGTGATGTCGAGTGCTTGTTCAGTGGCGAGATTGCTGGCAAGGGATGA
- a CDS encoding SDR family oxidoreductase — protein MTVLLLFILYAVGLSMALARAGYRSGATRSIDAPPQHPTRLLIVGATGGTGRQLVAQALERGFWVTALVRNPARLRLDHERLTVIPGNVLDTASLDAAMRGQEAVLSALGHKRYFYPTRILSEGTKNVLRAMETQGVRRLVCMSSLGIGDSAGRMGLYYTFFVIPLILPFYFWDKTRQERAIAGSGLDWTIVRPGVLTNGSTRGRVRHGDRVGNFIWTVRVSRADVANFMIDQLASKTYLRTAVGVA, from the coding sequence ATGACTGTGCTTCTCCTTTTCATTCTGTACGCAGTTGGTTTGTCGATGGCGCTGGCGCGCGCCGGATACCGGTCGGGTGCCACGCGCTCAATTGACGCACCGCCTCAGCATCCGACGCGGCTCTTGATCGTGGGAGCCACCGGTGGAACGGGCCGCCAACTCGTCGCACAGGCGTTGGAGCGAGGCTTCTGGGTCACTGCCCTGGTGCGGAATCCCGCGCGCCTTCGGTTGGACCATGAGCGCCTGACTGTCATCCCGGGAAACGTGCTCGACACGGCCTCGCTCGACGCAGCGATGCGCGGCCAAGAGGCGGTTCTCTCCGCCCTCGGCCACAAGCGCTACTTCTATCCGACTCGCATTCTGTCGGAAGGTACCAAAAACGTCCTGCGCGCGATGGAGACGCAGGGCGTGCGCCGGCTGGTCTGCATGAGTTCGCTGGGTATCGGCGACAGTGCGGGCCGCATGGGCCTCTACTACACGTTTTTTGTGATCCCGTTGATCCTGCCTTTCTACTTCTGGGACAAGACGCGCCAGGAACGGGCGATTGCGGGAAGCGGCCTGGACTGGACGATTGTGCGGCCCGGAGTACTCACGAACGGCAGCACGCGCGGCCGCGTTCGACACGGCGATCGTGTCGGCAATTTCATCTGGACCGTCCGCGTCTCCCGTGCCGACGTGGCGAACTTCATGATCGATCAGCTTGCCTCGAAAACCTACCTGCGGACGGCGGTAGGCGTAGCATAA
- a CDS encoding ferrous iron transport protein A has protein sequence MISTTVIEARPFSESERHEGAAQWQPLAHLKPGEEGVIAGYREDVGEDARLAELGLISGAGVRMVKSAPLGDPLQLSVRGFHLTISKRMAQGIWVKREAGK, from the coding sequence ATGATCTCCACAACCGTGATCGAAGCCCGACCTTTCTCCGAGAGCGAAAGACATGAGGGCGCGGCGCAATGGCAGCCGCTGGCGCATCTCAAGCCGGGCGAGGAAGGTGTGATTGCCGGCTATCGCGAGGACGTCGGCGAAGACGCGCGTTTGGCCGAACTGGGCCTGATCTCCGGCGCCGGCGTGCGCATGGTGAAATCCGCGCCGCTGGGCGATCCCTTACAGCTTTCCGTGCGCGGGTTTCACTTGACCATCAGCAAGCGCATGGCGCAGGGCATCTGGGTGAAGCGGGAGGCTGGCAAGTAG
- the feoB gene encoding ferrous iron transport protein B, translating to MSTISAIQPAEENTTLTRTARVLLVGNPNSGKTTLFNALTGMRQKVGNYPGVTVEKKVGALADAGGLKVELHDLPGLYSLTARSLDEQIAVAEITAWPSPPDLIVVVADATNLERNLYLAAQILDLGLPALLVLNMIDEAARHAIHIDRAGLQRKLGVAVLPASAKKGTGVAAIRTAIIAALQPAAETTPGSWQIPTALAQTCQPVAVWFQENGAMNRRRAMAEALRAISDENGLQRWAKHPCLSELRRLVNASRAALEQQRIPWRQTEAAARYAWVDQLIAANVRHGSASRLVRSEKIDRVLTHRLLGPLILIAVLLLMFQTIFTWAEIPMALIEDFFAWLQEGVAAALPQGVLADLLSNGAIAGVGAVIVFLPQILLLVFFLALLEESGYLARAAFMLDRFMARIGLQGHSVIPLLSSFACAIPGIMAARTIKNPQDRLITILVAPLMSCSARLPVYTLMIGAFIPNVPLLGFLSLQGVTLFAMYLLGIVTAITAAYLFKRFLIKGHAQAFVMELPAYRMPSPRTVLWQMYERAKLFVVNAGQVILAISIVLWFLASYPKSDTPAADPDVAAPQQMAAEAEILNTYAGRLGKFIEPAIAPLGFDWKIGIGLITSFAAREVMVSTLATIYNVQEADEASVDLRQALQAERDPRTGAPVYTPLVALSLMVFFVLACQCMSTVAIVRRETDTWRWPLFMIAYMTVLAYLGSFAVFQGGRLIGLE from the coding sequence ATGTCCACGATCAGCGCCATACAACCTGCAGAAGAAAACACCACCCTCACCCGCACCGCGCGCGTGTTGCTGGTGGGCAATCCCAATTCCGGCAAAACCACTCTCTTCAACGCCCTAACGGGCATGCGGCAGAAAGTCGGGAATTATCCCGGCGTGACTGTCGAGAAAAAAGTCGGCGCTCTCGCAGACGCCGGCGGCCTCAAAGTTGAATTGCATGATCTTCCCGGTTTGTACAGCCTGACGGCGCGATCGCTCGACGAGCAAATTGCGGTGGCGGAAATTACGGCCTGGCCCTCGCCTCCGGACCTCATCGTCGTGGTGGCCGACGCCACCAACCTCGAGCGCAATCTCTATCTCGCCGCGCAGATTCTCGATTTGGGATTGCCCGCGCTGCTGGTGCTGAACATGATCGACGAGGCCGCGCGCCACGCCATTCACATCGATAGGGCCGGCCTGCAGCGCAAGCTGGGCGTGGCCGTGCTGCCAGCCTCCGCCAAGAAGGGCACCGGTGTCGCTGCGATTCGCACCGCGATTATCGCGGCACTGCAACCGGCCGCGGAAACCACCCCAGGCAGTTGGCAAATTCCCACCGCTCTCGCGCAGACGTGCCAGCCGGTGGCCGTTTGGTTTCAAGAAAATGGCGCGATGAACCGCCGCCGGGCCATGGCCGAAGCGTTGCGCGCAATTTCCGACGAGAACGGATTACAGCGCTGGGCCAAGCATCCTTGCCTATCCGAATTGCGCCGCTTGGTGAATGCCAGCCGCGCGGCGCTGGAGCAACAGCGTATTCCGTGGCGTCAAACCGAAGCCGCAGCACGTTACGCCTGGGTCGATCAGCTCATTGCCGCGAATGTTCGCCATGGCAGCGCCAGCCGCCTGGTGCGCAGCGAAAAGATCGATCGCGTGCTCACCCACCGGTTGCTCGGCCCGCTCATCCTGATCGCGGTTCTGCTGTTGATGTTTCAAACCATCTTCACGTGGGCGGAAATCCCCATGGCCCTGATCGAAGACTTCTTCGCGTGGCTGCAGGAGGGGGTGGCCGCGGCCCTGCCCCAAGGTGTGCTGGCGGATTTGTTGAGCAACGGCGCGATCGCCGGCGTGGGCGCGGTCATCGTGTTTCTGCCGCAGATTCTGCTGCTGGTCTTCTTTCTCGCGCTGCTGGAAGAGTCCGGCTACCTGGCGCGCGCTGCGTTCATGCTCGACCGCTTTATGGCGAGGATCGGCTTGCAGGGCCATTCCGTGATCCCGCTGCTCAGCTCTTTCGCCTGCGCCATCCCCGGCATCATGGCGGCGCGCACGATCAAAAACCCGCAGGATCGCTTGATCACGATTCTGGTTGCGCCGCTGATGAGCTGCAGTGCGCGGCTGCCGGTCTACACGCTTATGATCGGCGCGTTCATCCCCAATGTGCCGCTGCTCGGCTTTCTCTCGCTGCAGGGCGTAACGTTGTTTGCGATGTATCTGCTCGGCATCGTCACCGCCATCACCGCGGCCTATCTGTTCAAACGCTTTCTCATCAAGGGCCATGCGCAAGCCTTCGTCATGGAGCTGCCGGCTTACCGCATGCCCTCACCGCGCACAGTGCTGTGGCAAATGTACGAGCGCGCCAAGCTCTTCGTCGTGAATGCTGGCCAGGTCATTCTGGCGATTTCGATCGTGCTGTGGTTTTTGGCGAGCTATCCCAAGAGTGATACACCCGCGGCAGATCCGGATGTCGCGGCGCCGCAGCAAATGGCCGCGGAGGCGGAAATACTGAACACCTATGCCGGCCGCCTGGGAAAATTCATCGAGCCGGCAATCGCGCCCTTGGGTTTTGATTGGAAAATCGGCATCGGTTTGATCACCTCATTCGCGGCGCGCGAAGTCATGGTGAGCACGCTGGCAACGATCTACAACGTGCAGGAAGCCGACGAAGCCTCGGTTGATCTGCGCCAAGCCTTGCAGGCCGAGCGTGATCCCCGGACCGGCGCACCGGTTTACACGCCGCTGGTGGCGCTCTCACTGATGGTTTTCTTCGTACTCGCCTGCCAGTGCATGTCGACCGTGGCCATCGTGCGCCGCGAAACCGACACCTGGCGCTGGCCGCTGTTCATGATTGCCTACATGACCGTGCTGGCGTATTTGGGCTCGTTCGCGGTGTTTCAAGGCGGAAGACTGATCGGATTGGAATGA